aaataaaacaagagggaaAGGACACAAACTTTACTTACAACATTTGAAGATTTTGATGCAACGGGTTTTGATGAGCCGCTCCCAGCACCATCCGGAGATCTAGGTGCCACGAAGGCAAGGGGATGTGGCGAGGTATTTCGGCTAAGCCTCTTACTCTTTCTGACTCCTTCTACAGAAGAAACACGTGTCTCCCCAACTGAGTCACTAGAATCTGAATTTTGGCCTTCCACCCCAAGATCGTCCAATCGTCGTTTACTGACACTGTGGCGGCGTCTGGCACTGCCACGCAAGTTATGATCATTGAGCGGAAGTGGTTCTTTAAGTATATTTTCGTCATTTAATTCTTCACTTATTTTTTCAGGCTCTTCATTTGGGTTTTCAATTGGTATCTCCTTTTCTAATTGCTCCTCACCTTCCTCCTCGTCAACTGCATTCTCCAATTTTACTTCTAATGGAACAGTTGCTGATGCATCAACAGCTTCTAGTTCTGTATCCATAGATATTGGAGGGTCTTCTTCAGTAATAAGGTTATCTTTGGCAGCATTTGTCAAAGGGTGATCATTATCATTAGTCGAAGGGCATTCATTATCATTTGCGGAATGTTGCTCTTCAATCTTATTGCAATTTTCCTCTGTTACTTCCATTTGGTCAAGGTTGTTTAATACATTATTAGAGCTTTCCTTATCATCTCCATCAACAATGGTCtcagaattttctatttcttcattaCTATCTTTTTTCTCTAACTTATCTTCCTCAACAAAATCATCaggtttctttatttcttcatcacTACCCCTTTGCTCTAACTCTATTCTATTTCCATCAACTAAATTCTCAGAATCTTTTATTTCTTCAATACTATCCTTAGCGTCTAACTCCGTTATATTCAAGCAGCTTTCTTCAATGTGTTCACCTTCTCCCGAAAGCTCCTCAACATCCACAATGTGCTCAGGAGAGGTTGCAGTGACACCATCCTCTAACTTTTCATCTACAATCTTGCTACCGTTATCACTTTTATTGATATTGTCAGGTGCCACCATTTCAGTTCCAGGATCTAtctcctcttcatcttcctctccagttccatcttcTACTGATTCTTTACCTACTAACATTTCATCTTCTAATTTTTTACCCTCATATGTTTCATCAAGTCTTAATTCTAGATCTGCTTCACTTGAAGGTTCTAACAGGGAACTCTCCTCTGGAGCTTCATCTTCCTTGATATTATCCTCTTCAACAGTTTGCTTCTCATTCTTATCCTCAAGTGGAAAATCTTTATAAGTATTATCATCAACCTCAAGTGAGACATCTTTGTTTGTATCACCCTCCATTTTAGAGTTTTCTTGTTCATGAGAAACCTGCTCTTGCCTAAATGCATTTTCTTCTGAAGTTATACTATCCACATTACTCCTTTCTGGCATTCCTTCAGAAACTCCAACTTCATTACCATTTTTGACATTTTCAACATCTTCCAATTTCTTCTCATCACTTGCTTCTGCAGCAGTTTTATTTTCTACTTTGGATTCATGTGCATTATCTTCTTTACCTGCTTCTGAATGTTCCTCAGTAGCCTTAACAACATCAAGCGCCACATCCTCAACAATTTTTTCTGCAAAATCATCACCACATTCACCCTGGCTATGTTCCTCAGTGGTTTTAATAACATCATCTGCCATCTCATCAACAATTTTTTCTGCAAAATCACCACATTCTTCCTGGCTATGTTCCTCATTGGCTTTAATAACATCATCTTCCATCTCGTCAACAATTTTTTCTGCAAAAGCATCACCACATTCTCCCTGGCTATGTTCCTCATTGGCTTTAATAACACCATCTTCCTTCTCATCAACAATTTTTTCTGCAAAATCATCACCACATTCTCCGTGGCTATGTTCCTCATTGGCTTTAATAACATCTGGAATCTCATCAACAATTTCTTCTGCAAAATCATCACCACATTCATCTAAAGAATCTTCATCAAGAGTATCTTCTCCAAGTTGTGTCTTCATGCTATTTTCCAATTCTCCATCTTCATTGTCATTATCAACAGCATCTGAGGTTAATTCATCTAAAGCATCTGGATCCTGTGAGAGCTGTTCTGATGGAACATCCTGAGAGGATGAATCTAAggattctatatctatatctgattGGACAGAATCAGTTTCCTGCGAGCCATCTAATCGATTTGTACCACTAGGTTTCCTGCCTTTACCTCCCACTGGAGTTCCCTTCTTCTTTTTATTAACAAAGGAATACTTCAGTCCCTTGtaatgtttcttctttttcttgccTGTCTTCGTAAATACCTCTGATTTTATATAAGCATCtgcatttatttctatattcatatcaatttcttcttttatatttacaTCTACCACAATGTTTTCAGGTTCTGTTTCCTTAGTATCTACTTGTATATCTGTCTCAGATTTCAAAACAGGCTCTGGTTTCATAACTGTTTCTGATTTCAATGAAGTATTCAAATTTGTAACAACATCCTGGTCTTCTTTCTTTGCTCTACTCGGATAGGATTTTATTGTTGACCCTGTCTCTTGCTTTTTCATTATCTCCGGTATAGTGGGTTGCTTACCTTTTTTGTTTGCTTGAGAAGTTTCAAGACCAAAATCTCTCGAAAGTGAGAGACGTTTTCTCTTTGAATCTGAAGCTGGGCTTGAATCTCTTTCATGTGAGGTTGTACTTCTTTTTTGCTGATTGGAAGATACATCACGGTTACTGGTGTCAGAATCAGAAGACTTTCCTTTGGTTTTCTTTGGCAAAACATGCAGAGGAGAACTTCCTACACTAGTTATTTCATCAGATGCAGACTTTTTCCCCCTCCCACGGCCAGCCCCAGGCGTTGTTGGTGATGAACTACTTTGACTGGCAATCTGACTTGCAAcagtttttattttcccttttccctgaCTCGCTGATCCTTGTGAACCAGAAGCTGGACTATTTTGACTAGATTTGTCATCAACTAATTTCTTTGGACGGCCACGACTTACAACAACTGGAGAAGTTGCGCTTTCAGACTCATTTGACTTATCTACATTGAGTCTTGGCCTTCCTCTTCCTCTCTTTTCACCAGACTCTTCCTTTGTTGGAATTCGACCACGGCCCCTGCCATGCCCAACAGGACTTGGGGTTGAGGTGTTGTTTTCGACTGAGCCTTTACCTTTGCCTCTCCCTCGCCCAGCACTTAGGGAGGATTTTGGACTGTCAACACGCTGATCTTCATCTGACGTAGACTGGAGTTTCTTCTTTTTGGTGATTACACTAGGTGATTCTGTCCCCGAGTCATTCTCTTGGTTACTTTCAGATATAGTCTTTTCTCTTCCTCTACCTTTCTTGCGGTAGTTTTTATCACTACTGGTTTCCTCAGACTTTGATTCTACCTCAGATGCTTCAGAAACACTTGCAGTATCTTCACTCGAGTCCTTTTCATCAATTAtgctttttacatttttcttttctttttcacttcgtgtCTTTCTTGTCACGGTAGGAGGTACATTTGTGGTCACTTGAGACTCTATTCCTTCTTTCCTGATTTTCTTAAGAGCATTTGTAATGATATTTCCACTCGTAGGCATATGAGAAATCTGAGATGGAGGTGGAGGAAGAGAAGCAGGGACGTCGGGTGTCTTATCACCCTCCAAAACATCGCTCTTCCTTTTGCGAGTTAGTCTAGGAACTCTATTTCCTTTTTTTGATGCAGCTAAAACAGACTCATCATGAATGTCAGCAGAGTTAAATTGCTCTGACATAAGCTGTAACAACTTTTTCTGTTCACCGCCTTGTGAGAGGTTCTCCATTTTCTCAGACGAGTTGCTTTCTCTTTCTTCCTCGTCCTGTGAATCCACCTCCGTTTCCTCAGCTTCTTCACTCACTTCgttatcatcgtcgtcatcatcatcagttcCAGTTTCTCTTGAATTATCGTCTTTAATCTTGGAAGAAGTTGAAAATTGCTTTGATCCTTCCTGAGATCCAACAGGGAAGACTTTTGCTTTACCTGTACTCCCTTTCTGATGAACCCATCGACGTTTtcctctaaaaaaagaaaaaacacaagagCATTATTGAATACTGTGCCTCAAATTACACTAGCAGTAAACAGTAAATTTTTAATACTAAATTTTGAGAATTCTAGTAGTTTAAACATTGTATCTTTACTTAAATTACCATAAATAAAAGTTCTAAGCACTTACAAGTACTAGTGAATACATTATAAACCTTTTATATGCCTGCCTACTTAAACTTTAACATACTGTGAAAAATATACAAAGTACTAAGAGCAAGCGAAAGTATTATAGTGCTAAGATTCTGTCAGTTCTGTAACATTCCTATTAACTACAATCCTGCAATGCATAAAATACTGTTATACACAGACCTAAgctttattgaaataaaatatttgaaagtaaTTGGCATTTTTCCTAAATGCACAAACCTCAGTTGAAACATAAGGCCTATACTGAAAATCTGGCCACCCACGGATCCAAGCTGTGGCCGGGTGGATTGGATTTCCATCCCGCTTGGCTACCTTAGCAACCGGAGACCTGAGCCTTGGGGCCGAGGTGCGAAACCTCAACACTAGGTCACAGCCCGGGCTGAAGCATGGAGATGTAACCCTAGGTGATGGCCCGGGCTGCCACAAGACAACCTCCTAATCTGGAGATGTGGGGAACCTGACCCCAGGCCTTTGAGGCGTTGATACCCAGTCACGGTCAACAGCCACAGGAGCCGTAACATGAGACGTCCTCCATCTCGCTTGGCTACTAGGGTAGTCTGGGACTACGGGCTTCCGTCCCGCTCGAAGCCATGACACCTGTCCCCCTTGGCTACCAAGGTACCAGGGCTGTGGCTTAAagccattattagtattattaattgctgagctataaccctagttgtaaaagcagaattctataatcccagggcctccaacagggaaagcagcccagtgaggaaaggaaataaagaaaaataaaatattttaagaacggtaacattaaaataaatacctcctttataaactataaaaactttaacaaaacaagaggaagagaaataagatagaatagtgtgcccgagtgtagcctcaagcaagaaaactctaacccaagacagtggaaaaccatggtgtatggcactacccaagactagagaacaatggtttgattttggcgtgtccttctcttagaggagctgcttaccatagccagagtctcttctacccttaccaagaggaaagtggcctctgctTGGGCATGAGATTCAACTTTCTCCAGATCTTGACAAAATGCGAGAACCCAATATTGATCCTGCAGCAACTGCCTCACAGATGAGGCTAGGATTAGCCGATCAGAGATACGTCAAAAGACATATCTCTTATAAGTGGGCCCAAGCTACTAGTAAGGTGAACATCTGTAAAGGAGGAAGAAATGCTGGTTTCCTCATTCTACTCCTTAATCTCTAGAGACTTAGCAAGGGCTAGGACCAGGATGGACTCTGGTTATAAGACTTCTGAGGGAGTAGCCCTCTCTATAATCCAGATAGGAGTAAGAGTCGACAAACAAGACTTCCCTCCATCTAAGGGATACAGAAAGGTTGCCTAGAGTTAAAAGGTCACTGCTCTTCTTTGATCAACTACCAGAGGAGGCAGAGGGGAGGGTACAGGAGAAGAAGGAAGTCGTCAGGATTTCTtggatttcgaggaagaccccaaaggcaaagaatcccttttagacttcttacTCCTCTTACCATACCACTAGCACTGGAAGGATGATACTCTCAACACTTGGTAGATGGAGACATCTCCATGCAAGAGTGTCCTCTGTATGAAGGGCAAAGTCGGTAACGATCTATCTCTGACCAAAATAAACATGCCATTCCGCCTTGCCaggaaacacacacgcacacacgttggCAACCTCAAGGTTAACACTCACACctgtaaagaaaatttttaaagtCTATATTAGGAAAGCCAGTTTAAGGAGCATGGAAGAGAAAGTCTACTCCTAACCATGGCTAAAATCACAGTGAGGTTGTTTATACTGAGAAAGAGGGCCAGTGCATCACCACTACTTCAACCAGGCCAGTTGCTGACACCTGGCTAAAAATATTTTCAGCTGTGTTCCAGCTTGCACTATTTTCTATCTCCTGTGTAAAGAACGAATGTTTTCATTCATGTCAGAACAAGCTGTCCTATTACATTAAAAGAACAAGGTAAAACACAAAAGACTACAGTGACAAACCAATTGTGAAATGACACAAGACTTGTTTTCATTGTCAACTTACCTCCCTCTCTTTTTCTTAGCCCAGTATCTCCTCAATCCAATGAGGCGCTTATCAGCCGCGTAGCTGCCTTCAAACATATCTGGGTacagaaaaattagaaaaatttagaAACTTTACGACAATTGTATGAAAGAATGTTCACACTGCATTCACACAAATTTCATTAATTAAAAGTGTAATACATTCCACAATGAAAATTACATCTTATTCATTCTTCTATGACTACGGCAACTTGGGTACTACTTCTTCTACTGCAGTTATGGCAAATTGTACTGAAGATTGTATCTCATGAATTTTTAGCAAAGCTAATCCTACTACAAACTAGAATATATTGTCACCACATTTAATCAAAACAAGTTTAAAATTTCACTAAAGGGTACCTTTAGTTACTTCTACTAATTAAGAGGAAATTCTTTAAAGAAGTCTTTTTGGctataaaactgaaataaaaaataattctacaTCAATCTTAATGCTACCTAACAatataataaaacacaaaaacttttacatatatttatgataaTCAAGTACTAAAAAATCATTACCAGATAAAACCGGAGGAGGGAGGCCACTTCAACACCTAATCTTGGCACACATTTAACATCTAATTAATGTGGTCTATGATAATAGGAGGTGCAATTATATGTAagaattttgagtgattttttgcGTTTGAATTGATCACAACTGTACAAAGTGTTGAGCCTgtagttcttttgaatgagaaCCCCCTCAACATAATTGAAAGGCATATTCCTTCTCATGAtatcaagtgaaagacaaaccctagtTCACTGATGATTCTAGACATATTTATTTGGAAAAACAGGTGGCTTATCATCTTGGAATTACTGGTCTCTGCTAAGAGCTATTGCTCACATTGTTTAAGCTgttactgaaaaggaatacaatttgaccataaaagaaaaactttctggtacaacccagaatcATAAATGGTGGGTTAGCGTTAAATGAGAAACCCAatcttcctcattcccgttttcctgaggttcaacaaactagtttagctttttggtcccaTGCAATTAAAACACTCCTGATAGACCTTGAAGCTTATGAAGATGTAAacctaaatgatattttttttctttggttctaataaagactgctgatttcttagctacAGTTTTTCTTCTTTTGCACTTGTAGATTTTACAAAGTTACTTCATTATGTactgtgtttgtggtaactctagCCTTCCTGGTTACCACCGAatttccttaacttctattctaccTAATGTTTTTGAATGTTTACAGGCAAAATGTCTAAATGGGTATACTGAAGGTAAcaatctcttccctagtttgcaatttggatttcatAAAGGGTCTGGagtatgtgatgtccttcttacagttTCCAATGCTGTAtacaaaatcccttgattgtggtcaattAGTTTAagtaattggccttgattttaatgatgCCTTtggcagtgttaatcatgaggcccatgttggagtaggtgggtcttttcttagcatcattattgaatttttaaccctttaacccccaggctatttggaaatttccaacccttaacccccaaagggttattttttcccagcacattttgcagtatatttttttttttaaattgctctaacagccttaattttggtcatagagaggtaaggttggtctcattctcttggaaaatgcctgaattttttcaaaaaattatcaaaaatatgaaaaaaaaaatttttatagcattttttcgcaaggacgtaccggtacgtccatgggggtaaagggatggcttttgtgaaacgtaccagtacgtcctttgggggtaaaagtgttaagtaatagattacaaagtagttatttatgggcaccatagtgaccataggaatgtgatatctggtgttcctcagaattgttcttggcccattagttttcaAACTATATtgtatgtggtttgacctagaaaacaagcttgttgcataggcagatgatgcttttctctttgcatcagttctatctcctgaatgtagacctgggttgctaaatccctttacagagatctagctaaaattactgcacATTTAAAACCTAGTGCTTTCCCTATGCAGAAATGCTAACTTAACAAATACAGTAGTTTGGAGTAGGTATTaaattaaaatgcaataaaaaattttCAGAATATGGAAGGGGAGATAGACATACTGACGAAGCAGGCGTAGAAAACTGAAGAATGAGAAACTGCTACTTACTACTGTCCAATTACTTTACTAGGGGcatgtatcttttgaaaggaaagaaaacaggataaACTTATGATAAATTTTGAGGGTTAACTTCGATAAAACAAGCTACtagaaaagaagcaatatgaacatcaggggaagttcacaGAAATAGGGCTACAACAAATCTTGGTATTCCTTTCAAGATCACAAACATCACTGGTGTCTCAATGAGCTGAAGCAATATGAAGGAAGACAGTCAAAATGGAATagggagaaaaaaaattgaataaaatagaatattagTACTCATGGGCATTAATTATTCAATTTTTTCTAAGTCCTCACAGTGTACAAATCTCATATTTCAATCACAGATTTTCTCAAAAAGTGGGATACGACATTTAAAGCTTTTCagtgtttatttttaatttgagGATGATATACTTGGTATTAAGCCCCAGTTACTTTCAATACCAAAGGTATCCCTCATTTTCCAACATGCGTATCATACTTATGAGACATGCTGCCAAGGTGTTAATTCATTTTCCTTACAAATCCCTGATGGAGCCAAGTTATTTTTGTACAAGACAGTTTATGAGCAAATAACAGACATAAAAGTTAAAAGATTGTGATGGTGGAATTTTTAAGATATGACAAAAGACTGAATTATATTTTCTAATTGGGCAAAAAGACCAAGAAATGAAAAGAGGAACGGTCTGACAATAAAagcatttagtttgtttattgcatACTCCTCCTATGAAGTTAAGTTAAAGTTCCTTGGAAGAAGTTTCTGAAGACTGTATAGAATTGACAATGCCAATG
Above is a window of Palaemon carinicauda isolate YSFRI2023 chromosome 6, ASM3689809v2, whole genome shotgun sequence DNA encoding:
- the G9a gene encoding uncharacterized protein G9a isoform X1, which codes for MSSQEGKDMFEGSYAADKRLIGLRRYWAKKKRGRGKRRWVHQKGSTGKAKVFPVGSQEGSKQFSTSSKIKDDNSRETGTDDDDDDDNEVSEEAEETEVDSQDEEERESNSSEKMENLSQGGEQKKLLQLMSEQFNSADIHDESVLAASKKGNRVPRLTRKRKSDVLEGDKTPDVPASLPPPPSQISHMPTSGNIITNALKKIRKEGIESQVTTNVPPTVTRKTRSEKEKKNVKSIIDEKDSSEDTASVSEASEVESKSEETSSDKNYRKKGRGREKTISESNQENDSGTESPSVITKKKKLQSTSDEDQRVDSPKSSLSAGRGRGKGKGSVENNTSTPSPVGHGRGRGRIPTKEESGEKRGRGRPRLNVDKSNESESATSPVVVSRGRPKKLVDDKSSQNSPASGSQGSASQGKGKIKTVASQIASQSSSSPTTPGAGRGRGKKSASDEITSVGSSPLHVLPKKTKGKSSDSDTSNRDVSSNQQKRSTTSHERDSSPASDSKRKRLSLSRDFGLETSQANKKGKQPTIPEIMKKQETGSTIKSYPSRAKKEDQDVVTNLNTSLKSETVMKPEPVLKSETDIQVDTKETEPENIVVDVNIKEEIDMNIEINADAYIKSEVFTKTGKKKKKHYKGLKYSFVNKKKKGTPVGGKGRKPSGTNRLDGSQETDSVQSDIDIESLDSSSQDVPSEQLSQDPDALDELTSDAVDNDNEDGELENSMKTQLGEDTLDEDSLDECGDDFAEEIVDEIPDVIKANEEHSHGECGDDFAEKIVDEKEDGVIKANEEHSQGECGDAFAEKIVDEMEDDVIKANEEHSQEECGDFAEKIVDEMADDVIKTTEEHSQGECGDDFAEKIVEDVALDVVKATEEHSEAGKEDNAHESKVENKTAAEASDEKKLEDVENVKNGNEVGVSEGMPERSNVDSITSEENAFRQEQVSHEQENSKMEGDTNKDVSLEVDDNTYKDFPLEDKNEKQTVEEDNIKEDEAPEESSLLEPSSEADLELRLDETYEGKKLEDEMLVGKESVEDGTGEEDEEEIDPGTEMVAPDNINKSDNGSKIVDEKLEDGVTATSPEHIVDVEELSGEGEHIEESCLNITELDAKDSIEEIKDSENLVDGNRIELEQRGSDEEIKKPDDFVEEDKLEKKDSNEEIENSETIVDGDDKESSNNVLNNLDQMEVTEENCNKIEEQHSANDNECPSTNDNDHPLTNAAKDNLITEEDPPISMDTELEAVDASATVPLEVKLENAVDEEEGEEQLEKEIPIENPNEEPEKISEELNDENILKEPLPLNDHNLRGSARRRHSVSKRRLDDLGVEGQNSDSSDSVGETRVSSVEGVRKSKRLSRNTSPHPLAFVAPRSPDGAGSGSSKPVASKSSNVAEPTLTNVLCRCQGNENPIAVGVTGDVYCKAVDSFDGRMIGCCNLVTDYRYVRVSDKIPFMLLCDIHRHRLRLHNCCPWCGLFCTQGVFNECRWDKNGVRHHYHKLCGLVLAKSSLCPHCGSDLPPTEVQLELKMNRKPVIYLKQQQERKESSARMTWSKMEEEPADPDKIPEDEPTLELNGTVISAHKLPLGLHRQKVQEAIRSINSGKSFNIKWEGLHELSIPSGKGVYWACKQNDMEKLLHVLVHGVSPNMKVKEYGNQTGLHVAASYDALAAVHILILAGATLDMVDMQLMSPLMVAITKGHNDVVKYLVQAGASLMAKNQEGMTSLHLAAKCGNFLACQYIVDSGRLTRHSINTQDEGGWTPLVWASENRFINVVKYLVDHGGNPQLCDVEQNTALHWAAFSGSTQICSMLLDRGCSLRSMNAHGDTPLHIAARQNHADAVVLFLARGARIDILNSKQQTPMDCAVPESDVYLQLSLNSKLLNAMQQNNYRTEKILSSDIAAGKEEVPIPCVNGMDDDELPKDYLYIADNCEASNVTIDRTITSLKWCECEDGCNADTCGCGQLNFQCWYDPDGRLLSTFNYTDPPMIFECNRACRCNKLSCNNRVVQHGISAHMQLFKTDGKGWGVRALKTIQKGSYVCEYVGEIITDLEADQREDDSYLFDLDNRDSETFCIDARGYGNIARFINHLCEPNLTPVKVFIDHQDLTFPRIAFFANRDIEADEELGFDYGEKFWIIKYKHFTCTCGSEKCKYSNKTIYETLENYNKKAIQSSKS
- the G9a gene encoding uncharacterized protein G9a isoform X2; its protein translation is MFEGSYAADKRLIGLRRYWAKKKRGRGKRRWVHQKGSTGKAKVFPVGSQEGSKQFSTSSKIKDDNSRETGTDDDDDDDNEVSEEAEETEVDSQDEEERESNSSEKMENLSQGGEQKKLLQLMSEQFNSADIHDESVLAASKKGNRVPRLTRKRKSDVLEGDKTPDVPASLPPPPSQISHMPTSGNIITNALKKIRKEGIESQVTTNVPPTVTRKTRSEKEKKNVKSIIDEKDSSEDTASVSEASEVESKSEETSSDKNYRKKGRGREKTISESNQENDSGTESPSVITKKKKLQSTSDEDQRVDSPKSSLSAGRGRGKGKGSVENNTSTPSPVGHGRGRGRIPTKEESGEKRGRGRPRLNVDKSNESESATSPVVVSRGRPKKLVDDKSSQNSPASGSQGSASQGKGKIKTVASQIASQSSSSPTTPGAGRGRGKKSASDEITSVGSSPLHVLPKKTKGKSSDSDTSNRDVSSNQQKRSTTSHERDSSPASDSKRKRLSLSRDFGLETSQANKKGKQPTIPEIMKKQETGSTIKSYPSRAKKEDQDVVTNLNTSLKSETVMKPEPVLKSETDIQVDTKETEPENIVVDVNIKEEIDMNIEINADAYIKSEVFTKTGKKKKKHYKGLKYSFVNKKKKGTPVGGKGRKPSGTNRLDGSQETDSVQSDIDIESLDSSSQDVPSEQLSQDPDALDELTSDAVDNDNEDGELENSMKTQLGEDTLDEDSLDECGDDFAEEIVDEIPDVIKANEEHSHGECGDDFAEKIVDEKEDGVIKANEEHSQGECGDAFAEKIVDEMEDDVIKANEEHSQEECGDFAEKIVDEMADDVIKTTEEHSQGECGDDFAEKIVEDVALDVVKATEEHSEAGKEDNAHESKVENKTAAEASDEKKLEDVENVKNGNEVGVSEGMPERSNVDSITSEENAFRQEQVSHEQENSKMEGDTNKDVSLEVDDNTYKDFPLEDKNEKQTVEEDNIKEDEAPEESSLLEPSSEADLELRLDETYEGKKLEDEMLVGKESVEDGTGEEDEEEIDPGTEMVAPDNINKSDNGSKIVDEKLEDGVTATSPEHIVDVEELSGEGEHIEESCLNITELDAKDSIEEIKDSENLVDGNRIELEQRGSDEEIKKPDDFVEEDKLEKKDSNEEIENSETIVDGDDKESSNNVLNNLDQMEVTEENCNKIEEQHSANDNECPSTNDNDHPLTNAAKDNLITEEDPPISMDTELEAVDASATVPLEVKLENAVDEEEGEEQLEKEIPIENPNEEPEKISEELNDENILKEPLPLNDHNLRGSARRRHSVSKRRLDDLGVEGQNSDSSDSVGETRVSSVEGVRKSKRLSRNTSPHPLAFVAPRSPDGAGSGSSKPVASKSSNVAEPTLTNVLCRCQGNENPIAVGVTGDVYCKAVDSFDGRMIGCCNLVTDYRYVRVSDKIPFMLLCDIHRHRLRLHNCCPWCGLFCTQGVFNECRWDKNGVRHHYHKLCGLVLAKSSLCPHCGSDLPPTEVQLELKMNRKPVIYLKQQQERKESSARMTWSKMEEEPADPDKIPEDEPTLELNGTVISAHKLPLGLHRQKVQEAIRSINSGKSFNIKWEGLHELSIPSGKGVYWACKQNDMEKLLHVLVHGVSPNMKVKEYGNQTGLHVAASYDALAAVHILILAGATLDMVDMQLMSPLMVAITKGHNDVVKYLVQAGASLMAKNQEGMTSLHLAAKCGNFLACQYIVDSGRLTRHSINTQDEGGWTPLVWASENRFINVVKYLVDHGGNPQLCDVEQNTALHWAAFSGSTQICSMLLDRGCSLRSMNAHGDTPLHIAARQNHADAVVLFLARGARIDILNSKQQTPMDCAVPESDVYLQLSLNSKLLNAMQQNNYRTEKILSSDIAAGKEEVPIPCVNGMDDDELPKDYLYIADNCEASNVTIDRTITSLKWCECEDGCNADTCGCGQLNFQCWYDPDGRLLSTFNYTDPPMIFECNRACRCNKLSCNNRVVQHGISAHMQLFKTDGKGWGVRALKTIQKGSYVCEYVGEIITDLEADQREDDSYLFDLDNRDSETFCIDARGYGNIARFINHLCEPNLTPVKVFIDHQDLTFPRIAFFANRDIEADEELGFDYGEKFWIIKYKHFTCTCGSEKCKYSNKTIYETLENYNKKAIQSSKS